In a single window of the Oncorhynchus tshawytscha isolate Ot180627B unplaced genomic scaffold, Otsh_v2.0 Un_contig_2312_pilon_pilon, whole genome shotgun sequence genome:
- the LOC112240570 gene encoding regulator of G-protein signaling 9-binding protein, which yields MGGTDECKTMLDALNKVTACYRHLVIALGSTSDSQNLREELKKTRKKAQELAVANRNKLTELLKDKTTSKDDRAEYERLWVLFTSSMELLEVDMKRSLEIGQEFPLKVPTRHLIQTGMTGSTTTVAARAMSVQNMKYDADSNIDTADLKELQAEITQVGQMMEEMEMKVQVAPWAVEAKQEAGAELKSTLSVGNSSVGVISICEEEPKDEIDEGGDNNGMITCIAGFIFVAIVVIAGILGYFVIGG from the coding sequence ATGGGGGGCACAGATGAGTGTAAAACCATGCTGGATGCTCTGAACAAAGTCACAGCGTGCTACAGGCACCTGGTCATCGCGCTGGGCAGCACATCGGACTCTCAGAACCTGCGCGAGGAACTCAAGAAGACCCGGAAGAAAGCCCAGGAGCTCGCGGTGGCCAACCGGAATAAACTAACCGAGTTGCTCAAAGACAAGACCACCAGCAAGGACGACCGGGCTGAGTATGAGAGGCTATGGGTGCTGTTCACCAGCAGCATGGAGCTACTGGAAGTGGACATGAAGCGGAGCTTGGAGATAGGGCAGGAGTTCCCCCTCAAGGTGCCCACCAGACACCTCATCCAGACGGGCATGACCGGCAGCACCACCACGGTGGCCGCCAGGGCCATGTCTGTGCAGAACATGAAGTACGACGCGGACAGCAACATCGACACTGCCGACCTGAAGGAGCTCCAGGCTGAGATCACCCAGGTGGGCCAgatgatggaggagatggagatgaagGTGCAGGTGGCTCCGTGGGCCGTGGAGGCCAAGCAGGAGGCCGGCGCCGAGCTCAAATCCACCCTGAGCGTCGGGAACTCCTCCGTGGGCGTCATTTCCATCTGTGAAGAGGAGCCCAAAGACGAGATAGATGAAGGGGGTGACAATAACGGAATGATCACATGTATCGCTGGGTTCATATTCGTTGCTATTGTAGTAATCGCCGGGATTCTAGGATACTTTGTGATCGGTGGATAG